One window of Plasmodium relictum strain SGS1 genome assembly, chromosome: 14 genomic DNA carries:
- the RON3 gene encoding rhoptry neck protein 3, putative — protein MDKYLFYFSCIYLFLNILICKNLENKNLIVIPRYKNLGKNLNKQIKSNYNLNLSKESSYKEYSLLSLKNSSIFNQYYVARLINTFLYRGFKTFGNFHRNVAIYESLTRTNYFFYLTVLNKKNVKSIIKLLDKSSKSKRKYEVFKKHLTSKFDWPTFNISDDIKNEMDQAILIYKKAKTDSYWSLVDALKGDGMLLTKTFFVVSFVQSIRGMIGVISHELLDVCFANAAVLNHIASFDRLLMNNTFGVIVGYVFKSFLLFFYPLMIPFRGAFAFVISAFCVTQLSKIIFAIYRKLRQLHRISYRKLTSVIYKLNLGNNSELHKYSTRLLYGDALIMIAKIWKLSYININEHLSGKNIYATLNNLFEKNLGTGFFDFSQSLYKYVMEALEDLKIIDSKDSDISTDFDYKNNTFKTTLLLLKITRKSLYYEEPYLRLAVASLLTKFYTMILVNIDHISRMNPKEYFYDDLEAEFRQIYGEQQNELFLQKLASDIIRKPFIKRNVLRINKGSIELALAIIKIKLLHFKPTLNRPYSSLYFDKQLKKQLNIAIRLLVRGSVGIISSLSNYGEKYSILKKCPFEIVQNLNKMCDYSTYEVKKMLFPIKIIINILIPLFLNYDDVLIDKKIINDIVLFFKVIIDIKEIYLYKYMKKVIDIIKKENNEDTKNITYEIEIENLIISESNKVIDEINSDKRNSLIFQDYSVKEGSLYLHNKDGEKFKFEFREDHIKDNFLRLMNQFDFDNPFKYQVPQIIFDPSNNNSGNLIVDSSNNTFEGKISPCYLHVNEDDDNLVVEAIHGVLWSSGVDQFNSYIFASMIGAVKQTFHQALSWKRALLSMVPTEFYEVHRKLMERTIQEKDKSQNYFIKRIRKYRFQFNKESFSFMFRTFLENALNKINFYDAEEAIIILVMSVLYSIYKNIEKYKIPLSETYKLYQQKLIESYYQPSKYLQNYESYTINLINKINHDKSEENDEKRKKIKNLTELKLSLDDDIVRNTKSLQLEIQSREKERDDILRYITSNYGEIPHYENFPHLPSQCLFLLYFEYETFMQNNIYGIEGVINLLRNRNIIRNPIRNIGIIQNNNTQFSSITYTDLIQILCSTHLFLKKENVSLDDMYRDENLDYVINHLLIIISLLRIEKKTDRYSWKRYLTIEKFLDKRRKLYKAPLRYLYLKLLKVQRLFVGMRRRILLAVGKRIKGKRFINILRPTRFFEIMEVSEMVNEYYPSAYIKFEDILIFSNVFHKFRNPLLRYTKNKESIREIINNYKLAPNTSKNNEHLLLRIFENLNFIIKRKLKIDLHNLKINKKDLEKNYDDKKDYILNELRLNQRLEEYLTQLIGFIKLLTDMNLTNHLFLRNLYNFIKFYVITGDLNYSINASSIFLCSRNYLNFILNSIQEFENFKKFMEELIAKHDFKKHHIDPYNFYIQCSSGDNIKNYKVLLNDEAKLSHYEDITKSNLPNFYKDYLILHLFYENLDIENIDLIYEGRDNTNNSGIPPQRNMYLSGSRNYSQNISFDDIGELNESIQNYLYLEKFLDETNIPSIPFQNFSLTRNGDNMLLSFTNNATTPHIYMENILDQFTIVGKSIIGEYYNKVKCSFVNYPTNLYYWIVLNPGKPKIETISKVGLIKEEDLKPQSSQGQEIKDDEEYILSNLFSDSNKVKISNDIDSDASTSAGENSEENPTNFVMSDDSTKDLSEKIESESDTKEDEETYHMRNLNAVMEALNDMNNTGNSTDTLKEENKKSPKDLPFTKKGPFSHLEIKHNKNIQNEHKLKNVENKSIIFLQAPKNKSLSFNTIMLRRKNRKIVNKNYGFFNRPYNIYVPDNGIFRNFDRVMKLVQTLISMNNFSVISTDSIIKKGIEEMSKKVDNNMMQSLNPFIHKMLIDLNKEVQKIKSNNEKEYRGPQATIIDLYKVIEIRLFNQYLIYPPIKRLNKNELNYVLNIINEGYYFYIRRILMKLNKDNIVKNKIVNFFSYLEEFKDLLDEEEIEQLHDLFTKSFTCRNIKCFDNLFNSFIIDHYNRRVTSSLNNEEIIGNYSHFISDNNALRDAFRYAYNTYFIPNRKKKSSRRQINLGTSVYNPQLSHREFILSLIEFGSNLELPHDMFNLFNIRHIYMNIGYMLISKKYRIKRSLRIFSHKYRFSYFRKTLSKNNVYIP, from the exons ATGGATAAAtacttgttttatttttcttgtatctatttattcttaaacatattaatatgtaaaaatttagaaaataaaaacctCATAGTTATTCCTCGATACAAAAATTTag gaaaaaatttaaataaacaaataaaaagtaattataatttaaacttAAGTAAGGAATCTAGTTATAAAGAATATTCTTTGTTATCTTTAAAGAATAGTTCTATATTTAATCAGTACTATGTTGCTAGGCTaattaatacatttttatatagagGATTTAAGAcat TTGGAAATTTTCATCGTAATGTAGCTATATATGAATCTCTTACTAGAActaattactttttttatttaactgtgttgaataaaaaaaatgtaaaaagcATTATTAAGTTATTGGATAAATCTTCCAAGTCaa AGAGGAAATATGAAGTATTTAAAAAGCATTTAACTTCAAAATTTGATTGGCCTACTTTCAATATAAGTgatgatattaaaaatgaaatggaTCAAgcaattttaatatataaaaaggcAAAAA ctgATTCTTATTGGAGTCTTGTTGATGCATTAAAAGGTGATGGGATGTTATTAACTAAAACATTTTTCGTAGTATCTTTTGTTCAAAGTATTAGAGGAATGATTGGGGTTATAAGTCATGAGTTATTAGATGTATGTTTTGCCAATGCTGCTGTACTTAATCATATAGCATCTTTTGATAGACTTCTCATGAATAATACTTTTGGAGTAATAGTGGGATATGTTTTTAAATCGTTTTTGCTCTTTTTTTATCCGTTAATGATACCATTTCGAGGAGCTTTTGCTTTTGTAATATCAGCGTTTTGTGTAACACAATTgagtaaaattatatttgcTATTTATAGAAAATTGAGGCAATTACATCGAATATCTTATAGAAAACTTACGAGTgttatttataaat TGAATCTAGGTAATAATAGTGAACTTCATAAATATTCTACGAGATTATTATATGGAGATGCCTTAATTATGATTGCAAAAATTTGGAAATTatcttatataaatataaatgagcACTTATctggaaaaaatatatacgctactttaaataatttatttgaaaaaaatctTGGTACAGGGTTTTTTGATTTTAGTCAATCactatataaatatgttatGGAAGCTTTAGAAGATTTAAAAATCATAGAT AGTAAAGATAGTGATATATCTACAGATTttgattataaaaataatacatttaAAACAACTCTGTTACTTCTTAAAATTACTAGAAAATCCTTATATTATGAGGAACCTTACTTGAGATTAGCTGTTGCAAGTTTGCtaacaaaattttatacCATGATTTTAGTTAATATAGATCATATTAGCAGGATGAATCctaaagaatatttttacgACGATTTAGAAGCAGAATTTAGGCAGATATATGGAGAGCAacaaaatgaattatttttacaaaagcTTGCTTCTGATATAATAAGGAAGccatttattaaaagaaatgtcCTTAGAATTAATAAAGGTAGTATTGAATTAGCCTTGGCTATTATTAAGATAAAACTATTGCATTTTAAGCCAACGTTAAATAGGCCATATTCTAGTTTATACTTTGACAAACAATTAAAGAAACAATTAAACATTGCAATAAGATTACTTGTTAGGGGTTCAGTAGGAATTATATCAAGTCTCTCTAATTATGGAGAAAAATACTCTATTCTTAAAAAATGCCCTTTCGAAATAGTTCAAAACTTGAATAAAATGTGCGATTATTCCACATATgaagttaaaaaaatgttgtttcccattaaaattattataaatatcttaattcctttatttttaaattatgacGATGTActaatagataaaaaaattataaatgatattgttcttttttttaaggtTATTATcgatataaaagaaatatatttatacaaatatatgaaaaaagttattgatataataaaaaaagaaaataatgaagatactaaaaatataacttATGAAATAGAAATAGAAAACTTAATTATTTCAGAATCCAATAAAGTGATTGATGAAATAAATAGTGATAAAAgaaattcattaatttttcaagATTATTCTGTTAAAGAAGGATCTTTATATTTGCATAACAAAGATGGAGAGAAATTTAAATTTGAATTTAGAGAGGATCATATAAAAGATAACTTTTTAAGATTAATGAATCAGTTTGATTTTGATAATCCTTTCAAGTATCAAGTTCCTCAAATAATTTTCGACCCTTCTAATAATAACAGTGGTAATTTAATAGTAGATTCATCAAATAACACATTTGAGGGAAAAATAAGCCCATGTTACTTGCATGTTAACGAAGATGATGACAATTTGGTTGTTGAAGCAATTCATGGAGTGTTATGGTCATCAGGAGTTGATCAGTTCAATTCTTATATA ttTGCTTCAATGATAGGAGCAGTTAAGCAAACTTTTCATCAAGCTTTATCATGGAAAAGGGCTCTTTTAAGTATGGTTCCTACTGAATTTTATGAAGTTCATAGAAAACTCATGGAAAGAACAATTcaagaaaaagataaaagtcaaaactattttataaaaagaattagaaaatataGGTTTCAATTTAATAAAGAATCCTTTTCATTCATGTTCAGAACCTTTTTAGAAAATGctttaaacaaaataaatttttatgatgCAGAGGAAGCcataattattttagtaATGTCAGTTTTATAttctatttataaaaatattgaaaaatataaaattccCTTAAGTGAaacttataaattatatcaaCAGAAGCTGATAGAATCATATTATCAACCCTCtaaatatttacaaaattatGAATCATATACTATAAActtaataaacaaaataaatcaTGACAAATCTgaagaaaatgatgaaaaaagaaagaaaattaaaaatttaactgAATTAAAATTGTCACTAGATGATGATATTGTGAGAAACACAAAATCCCTACAGTTAGAAATACAATCtagagaaaaagaaagagatGATATTCTTCGATATATAACATCTAATTATGGGGAAATACCACACTATGAAAATTTTCCTCATTTACCATCACAgtgtttatttttactttattttgaATATGAAACATTTAtgcaaaataatatatatggtATAGAAGGTGTTATAAACCTATTAAGAAATAGAAACATTATTAGAAATCCTATAAGAAATATTGGCATtatacaaaataataatacacaATTTTCATCTATTACATATACAGATTTGATACAAATACTCTGTTCAACTCATCTATTtctgaaaaaagaaaatgtttCTCTTGATGACATGTATAGAGATGAAAATCTTGATTACGTTATAAATCATctcttaataataatttccCTTTTaagaatagaaaaaaaaaccgACAGATATTCATGGAAGAGATACTTAACtatagaaaaatttttagataaaagaagaaaattatataaagcaCCTCTTAGGTATCTATATCTCAAACTGTTGAAGGTGCAAAGACTTTTTGTAGGCATGAGAAGACGAATATTGTTAGCAGTAGGAAAACgaataaaaggaaaaagatttataaatatattaagacCTACAagattttttgaaattatgGAAGTTTCTGAAATGGTTAATGAATATTATCCGAGtgcatatattaaatttgaagatattttaattttttcaaatgtttttcataaatttagAAATCCTCTTCTAAGATATACTAAAAACAAGGAAAGTATAAGGGAAatcataaataattataaattagcTCCTAATACGTCAAAAAATAACGAACACTTACTATTGAGaatatttgaaaatttaaatttcataattaaaagaaagttaaaaatagatttacataatttaaaaataaataaaaaggacttagaaaaaaattatgacgATAAAAAAGATTACATCTTAAATGAATTAAGGCTAAATCAAAGATTAGAGGAGTATTTAACTCAGTTAATTGGATTTATAAAACTTTTAACAGACATGAATCTTActaatcatttatttttgagaaacctttataattttataaaattttatgtaataacaggagatttaaattattcaataaacgcttcttctatttttttgtgTAGTAGAAATtacttaaattttattttgaattcAATTCAAGAATTTGAAAActtcaaaaaatttatggAAGAGTTAATAGCAAAACATGATTTTAAGAAACATCATATAGAtccttataatttttatattcaatgtagTTCTGGAGATAATATTAAGAATTATAAAGTTCTATTAAATGATGAAGCAAAATTAAGTCATTACGAAGACATCACTAAAAGTAATCTTCCTAATTTCTACAAagattatttaattcttcatttattttacgAAAATCtagatatagaaaatatagaTTTAATTTATGAAGGAAGGGATAATACTAATAATAGTGGTATTCCTCCACAGAGAAATATGTATCTTAGTGGTTCTAGAAACTATTCtcaaaatatttcatttgatGATATAGGAGAGTTAAATGAATCAattcaaaattatttatatttagaaaAGTTTTTAGATGAAACAAATATACCATCTATTCCATTCCAAAATTTTTCATTGACAAGAAACGGAGATAATATGCTTTTGAGTTTTACAAATAATGCTACAACGCCACATATTTATATGGAAAACATTTTAGATCAATTTACAATAGTTGGAAAATCAATAATTGgtgaatattataataaagtgAAATGTTCTTTTGTTAATTATCCCACTAACTTATATTATTGGATTGTTTTAAATCCTGGAAAGCCAAAGATTGAAACCATTAGCAAAGTGGGTTTGATAAAAGAAGAAGATTTAAAACCTCAGTCAAGCCAAGGGCAAGAAATTAAAGACGAtgaagaatatattttaagtaaCCTATTTTCAGATtcaaataaagtaaaaatttcTAATGATATAGATTCAGATGCATCTACATCTGCAGGAGAAAATTCGGAAGAGAATCCCACTAATTTTGTAATGTCAGATGATTCAACAAAGGATCTATCAGAGAAGATAGAATCGGAATCAGATACAAAAGAAGATGAGGAAACTTATCATATGAGAAACCTAAATGCTGTGATGGAAGCATTGAATGATATGAATAACACGGGTAATTCTACAGACacattaaaagaagaaaataaaaaatctcCAAAAGATCTGCCATTTACTAAAAAAGGCCCCTTTTCACATTTAGaaataaaacataataaaaatattcaaaatgaGCACAAATTAAAGAATGtggaaaataaaagtattatttttcttcaagcaccaaaaaataaaagtttgtCATTTAATACTATAATGctaagaagaaaaaatagaaaaattgttaataaaaattatggtttttttaatagaccatataatatatatgttccTGATAATGGTATTTTTAGGAATTTTGATAGGGTAATGAAGCTAGTTCAAACCTTAATTTCAATGAACAATTTTTCTGTAATTAGTACTGAttcaattataaaaaagggAATAGAAGAAATGAGTAAAAAAGttgataataatatgatGCAAAGTTTGAATCCATTTATACATAAAATGTTAATAGACCTAAACAAGGAagtacaaaaaataaaatcaaataatgaaaaagaatataGAGGTCCCCAAGCCACTATAATTGATTTATATAAAGTAATTGAAATTCGCCTATTTAatcaatatttaatttatccaCCCATAAAAAGATTAAATAAAAACGAGTTGAATtatgttttaaatattataaatgaaggttattatttctatataaggagaatattaatgaaattaaataaagataatattgtaaaaaataaaatagtgaATTTCTTTTCATATTTGGAAGAATTTAAAGATCTACttgatgaagaagaaattgAACAATTACATGATTTGTTCACAAAATCATTTACATGTAGAAACATAAAATGCTTTGATAACCTGTTTAATAGTTTTATAATTGATCACTACAATCGCCGTGTCACAAGttcattaaataatgaagaaattatTGGAAATTACTCTCATTTTATTTCTGACAATAATGCTTTACGGGATGCTTTTCGATATGCatataatacatattttattccaaatagaaaaaagaaaagttcGAGAAGACAAATTAATTTGGGGACTTCAGTTTACAATCCCCAGTTATCACATAGAGAATTTATACTTAGTTTAATAGAATTTGGATCAAACTTAGAATTGCCACATGATATGTTCAATTTATTCAATATAAGACACATATACATGAATATTGGTTATATGCTAattagtaaaaaatatagaattaaAAGGTCTCTTAGGATTTTTTCACATAAGTATAGATTTTCCTATTTTCGAAAGACTCttagtaaaaataatgtGTATATTCCTTGA